The genomic window TGGTCGGAAAGGTTCTTCGTCGAGCATTATTAGAAGAAGAACAAAAAAAGCTTGAACATGCAACAAAGGAAGAGGTCAAAAGTAGTTAATAAAGGTTAAACCTTGTTGATACAACAAAGGCTTTTCGTAATCATTGTGGCTTTATGGGCAATAATTATAAAATATCATGTCGTTACTAGCTATTTTATGAGCAACAATCTTTGAGAAAACAGCCTACACAAAGAAGCAAAAAGGTTACGTAGACCTTTTTGCTTCTTTCCTTTAAAAGATAAGAAACTATAAAATTTCACGTAATAAATGTCCAGCGGAAGCCACCTGGCCCCTCGAGGCCACAACATGTATTCACTTAAACACTGCCTCTGTGGTGCAGGGAAAAAGTAAACTTTTTCCTAGGGCGCTTTTGCTTTTCCTAACAAAGTACAAGACTTTGTTATTGATTACGAATTAAGTCTACTCAAACGTATCATCAACAATTGGCTCGTCAGTTATATAGTCCGCACCATAATGTTTTAAAGTTGTAAGATTTGATCGTAATGTTCTCGAGAAGCAGCTTCAATCGTTAAGACAATCGCTCCTCCCTGAACATGTTTTTCAATTTCCTCAGCTTCATATTTATTTATACCAAGATCCATAAATCCACCAATTAACCCACCAGTTGTTGCCCCGGCTAGAGCTGCATAAATAGGTCCTGCAGCAAGTAAAATACCTAAGCCAGGGAATGCAAGTAAACTTAGTCCAGTTAATGCTCCACCTATTCCCCCTAAAGCACCACCAATTAAGATACCATTCAGTGGTGTATCACTACTCATATCATCACCTTCAGCCCGAGTAGGGTCTTGTCTGTGAATAAAGGAAATATCGTCTCGAGGGACAAATTTTAATAATGAATGAAAAGCTTCTTCGGCATTGTGTAAATTATAAAATGTTGCAATTATATGAGGCCTTCCCATGATGTAACCTCCTTTTGAAATAAGTGTAGATTTTAGAGTGTAGAGAATTCAGTTACGTAAGAGAATGCTTCGAAGCATTGCGACAATAACTCTAGACTTTAAACTCTCAACTCTCAACTATAAAGTTGAAATATACTCCTTAACTGCTTTAATTTGTTCGGTATTTAATCCAAGAACGGGTAATGAGGGCATTGTTCCGATACCGTTAAGTAAGATTTTTTGAAGTTCCTCCTCGTTATACCTTTGGCTCACACCCTGCATGCCTGGTCCTATTTTATATTCGTCAGTTACATTGTGACAGCCAAAGCAGCTTTGGGAAAATATTGTTTCACCGTCGGCAGCAACTTCAGATACTTGATTAAGAGGGACTGCTAAAATTAAATAACCAAATGCCCAAACTGCTAAAAAGATATAAGTGATAACAAGGAAGCGTGGAACTTTCGCATTCCCCATCCGAATCTCATCGGCCATGTCCTCTACTTGGGGAGTTGGTGGTTCATCCACTGGAGCACCATGTTCAGTTTTTGGGTGTTTTTCCTCAGAAGTTTGCGAGTGATCAT from Anaerobacillus sp. CMMVII includes these protein-coding regions:
- a CDS encoding DUF1269 domain-containing protein, translating into MGRPHIIATFYNLHNAEEAFHSLLKFVPRDDISFIHRQDPTRAEGDDMSSDTPLNGILIGGALGGIGGALTGLSLLAFPGLGILLAAGPIYAALAGATTGGLIGGFMDLGINKYEAEEIEKHVQGGAIVLTIEAASREHYDQILQL
- a CDS encoding cytochrome c — encoded protein: MDTKNNDDHSQTSEEKHPKTEHGAPVDEPPTPQVEDMADEIRMGNAKVPRFLVITYIFLAVWAFGYLILAVPLNQVSEVAADGETIFSQSCFGCHNVTDEYKIGPGMQGVSQRYNEEELQKILLNGIGTMPSLPVLGLNTEQIKAVKEYISTL